One window of bacterium genomic DNA carries:
- a CDS encoding glycosyltransferase family 4 protein: MKIAMIGQKSIPGIYGGIDKHVEELSIRIASKGHEVLVYNRPHYSSVKGQWHGITVKNIPSIPTKSLETITHTFLCSLDVLIQKVDIVHFHGIGQSVFSFIPGLFNKKTVVTLHGLGWQERKWGRISRGLLKVGEYTAPRFPHKTTVVSKLLKEYYKNKHNKEVIWIPNGVETSEPVIINKIKKYGLTKDGYILFVGRLTQDKGCHYLLEAFNQINGELTLVIAGDSSYTDVYTASLKKYQNEKVLFLGQVDKEILAELYSNAYLYVHPSEVEGMSLALLEAMSYGNCVLVSNIPENLEVINGYGYTFGNKDSKDLQGMLRQLLENKKMVNAKKEGAKRHVLTNYSWDKIVNMYEELYCSLLK; the protein is encoded by the coding sequence ATGAAAATAGCAATGATTGGACAAAAATCTATTCCAGGAATATACGGTGGAATTGATAAACATGTGGAAGAATTAAGCATACGAATTGCTTCAAAAGGGCATGAGGTATTGGTGTATAACAGGCCCCATTACTCATCTGTTAAAGGACAATGGCATGGAATCACGGTAAAGAATATTCCATCCATACCAACAAAATCCCTTGAGACTATCACGCATACTTTCTTATGTTCATTGGATGTTCTGATTCAAAAGGTTGATATTGTCCATTTCCACGGAATAGGGCAATCAGTCTTTTCCTTTATACCAGGACTTTTTAATAAAAAGACAGTTGTTACCCTTCATGGATTAGGATGGCAAGAGAGAAAATGGGGAAGAATTAGCCGTGGACTGCTCAAGGTAGGAGAATATACTGCGCCACGATTTCCTCATAAAACTACGGTGGTATCTAAACTGTTAAAAGAGTATTATAAGAATAAGCATAATAAAGAAGTTATCTGGATTCCAAATGGGGTGGAAACTTCCGAACCAGTTATTATAAATAAGATTAAAAAGTATGGATTGACTAAAGATGGTTATATTCTCTTTGTAGGTAGATTGACTCAGGATAAAGGATGTCATTATCTACTTGAAGCGTTTAATCAAATAAATGGAGAATTAACATTGGTTATAGCAGGAGACTCGAGTTATACAGATGTTTATACAGCATCCTTGAAAAAGTATCAGAATGAAAAGGTATTATTTCTTGGGCAGGTAGATAAGGAAATATTAGCTGAGTTATATTCTAATGCCTATCTTTATGTCCATCCATCAGAGGTTGAAGGAATGTCTCTTGCATTACTTGAAGCAATGAGTTATGGTAATTGTGTCTTAGTCAGTAATATCCCTGAAAACTTAGAGGTAATTAATGGATATGGTTATACCTTTGGAAACAAGGACTCCAAAGACCTTCAGGGGATGTTGAGGCAACTCCTTGAAAACAAGAAAATGGTTAATGCCAAAAAAGAAGGGGCTAAAAGGCATGTCTTGACAAACTATTCCTGGGACAAAATAGTCAATATGTATGAGGAGTTGTATTGTTCTCTGCTGAAATGA